In Xiphophorus maculatus strain JP 163 A chromosome 2, X_maculatus-5.0-male, whole genome shotgun sequence, one genomic interval encodes:
- the LOC102227779 gene encoding B-cadherin-like isoform X3: protein MKDMTGNRRILIVTLIFWQLKCLVSLDPAWTQLRFMGKTDNNTNSPNESNHEDDAASVLQLPEHPLADGLRRVKRDWVIPQINFPENVRGTYPKFLVTLKSSKAETVAITYKISGPGADQPPEGIFTVDDRSGMMYVTEPLDREKQAKYTLWAYALEVTGNAEQPLEIIINIIDQNDNKPEFTQKVFTGRVSESAEVGKPILSVTAVDKDDPNTDNAIIRYRLLSQTLRMPKEEMFAINAVSGLISLKEQGLDRETHPEYKLIIAAADMEGKGQITTCTAVITVTDSNDNAPNFTDTSMSTTVHENAIGVEVARLKVTDMDESGSPNSNTKYSIIKGNEGGAFNITAGSNKMEGIITTAKELDFESLPEYKLLVVVTNEAPFSVPMSTSTATVTIKVIDRNEPPVFSPAEVHVSLSEDVRVGTAVVQLKAKDPDTARAQRVIYKLYNDSARWLSTNHSTGSVKVVSGMDRESQYVRENKYTVLVLAYDDVDLDGPGHAGPFTVELIGGHKKNWTVKTNSTSNVAALYPKQNPSSGDYNVTMRIYDVGGLYKDSSLVVEVCHCQAGVDACLPRPDGRQDIPSFATALLGSVFGLLLLLLLLLLLLSRRRRAGKEAPLLEDLTRDDIFCYSEEGGGEDDRDYDLSQLHRGLDNRPEVFSTDVFPTVFQALPGYRLQIQANEEVCKFIEHNLQAANRDPTVPPYDSLLMFDYEGGSSEVDSLSSIQSSDSDEDQDFQSLNQWGPRFSRLADLYAKGREEEDDDNQTLPGKSEWV, encoded by the exons ATGAAGGACATGACTGGAAACAGGAGGATTTTGATAGTGACCCTCATATTCTGGCAACTTAAG TGTTTGGTATCTCTAGATCCAGCATGGACACAACTGCGGTTCATGGGCAAAACTGACAATAATACAAACAGTCCAAATGAAAGCAACCATGag GATGATGCTGCCTCGGTTCTCCAGCTGCCAGAGCATCCACTGGCTGACGGACTGAGGCGGGTGAAGAGAGACTGGGTTATTCCACAAATCAACTTTCCAGAAAACGTCCGCGGAACATATCCCAAATTTCTGGTGACA ctcAAGTCAAGTAAAGCTGAAACAGTAGCCATAACTTACAAGATCAGTGGTCCAGGTGCGGATCAGCCCCCCGAAGGTATTTTTACTGTCGATGACCGGTCTGGTATGATGTATGTGACCGAGCCACTGGACAGGGAGAAACAAGCCAAATACACT CTGTGGGCTTATGCCCTGGAAGTGACAGGGAACGCAGAGCAGCCCCTGGAGatcatcatcaacatcattGACCAGAATGACAACAAACCAGAATTCACTCAGAAGGTTTTCACCGGCAGAGTGAGCGAAAGTGCCGAAGTTG GTAAACCCATCTTGAGTGTAACAGCTGTAGATAAGGACGATCCAAATACAGACAATGCTATAATTAGGTATCGACTACTATCTCAGACACTGAGAATGCCCAAAGAGGAGATGTTTGCTATAAACGCAGTGAGTGGACTGATTAGTCTGAAGGAACAGGGACTGGATAGAGAG ACTCATCCAGAATACAAACTGATCATTGCTGCTGCTGATATGGAAGGGAAAGGGCAGATCACAACCTGCACTGCTGTCATTACCGTTACTGACAGCAACGATAATGCTCCAAATTTCACTGACACATCT ATGTCCACAACAGTCCATGAGAATGCGATAGGAGTGGAGGTAGCAAGATTGAAAGTCACTGACATGGACGAGTCAGGATCTCCaaattcaaacaccaaatactCCATCATCAAAGGCAATGAAGGTGGAGCCTTTAACATCACTGCTGGTTCAAATAAGATGGAGGGAATAATCACAACTGCCAAG GAGCTGGATTTTGAGAGCTTGCCTGAGTACAAACTGTTGGTGGTGGTAACAAACGAGGCGCCATTTTCCGTCCCCATGTCCACATCCACAGCCACAGTCACAATAAAAGTTATTGACAGAAACGAGCCTCCTGTTTTCAGCCCAGCCGAGGTTCACGTAAGCCTCTCAGAGGACGTGAGAGTCGGCACGGCCGTGGTTCAGCTGAAAGCAAAGGACCCGGACACAGCCAGAGCACAGCGCGTAAT ATACAAACTCTACAACGACAGCGCCCGGTGGCTGAGCACCAACCACAGCACTGGATCAGTTAAAGTTGTGAGCGGCATGGACCGAGAGTCGCAATAcgtcagagaaaacaaatatacagTTTTAGTTTTGGCTTATGATGACG TGGATCTGGATGGACCGGGTCATGCTGGGCCATTTACTGTGGAGCTTATAGGAGGACATAAGAAGAACTGGACTGTCAAAACCAATTCCACAA GCAATGTGGCAGCTCTTTACCCCAAACAAAACCCATCTTCTGGAGACTATAATGTTACCATGAGGATTTATGATGTTGGGGGGCTCTACAAAGACAGTTCGCTGGTCGTAGAGGTGTGCCACTGTCAAGCTGGAGTAGATGCCTGCTTGCCAAGGCCTGACGGACGTCAAGACATTCCTTCTTTTGCAACCGCTCTGCTGGGATCTGTTTTTGGCCTTCTGT tgctgctcctgctgctcctgttgCTGCTGAGCAGAAGGAGGAGGGCAGGGAAGGAGGCCCCTCTCCTGGAAGATCTGACCCGTGATGACATCTTCTGCTACAGTgaggagggaggaggtgaaGACGACCGG gACTATGATTTGTCCCAGTTGCACAGAGGGCTGGACAACCGACCTGAAGTCTTCAGCACAGATGTGTTTCCTACTGTTTTCCAGGCTCTACCGGGGTACCGTCTGCAAATCCAAGCCAACGAGGAAGTTTGCAAATTTATTGAACAT AACCTGCAAGCGGCAAACAGAGACCCCACAGTTCCTCCATATGACTCTCTTCTCATGTTCGACTATGAGGGTGGAAGCTCTGAGGTGGATTCACTCAGCTCCATTCAGTCTTCAGATTCGGATGAGGATCAGGATTTTCAGAGTTTGAATCAGTGGGGGCCACGCTTCAGCAGACTGGCAGACCTGTACGCTAAgggaagagaggaggaagacgatGACAACCAAACACTGCCAGGAAAGTCAGAATGGGTCTGA
- the LOC102217016 gene encoding membrane-spanning 4-domains subfamily A member 18-like isoform X1, with translation MNKREQLSAKMMQNMFQEGLYQVFFKETPPASPSTETSNTNNENLTNVRIHRWFGTVVNTRLLVTGVIQVLSALASILTTVSHACVSYGCSVVMVTPVWSSLSYAAAGCLAVEVQRKAGNIKIIILMTLNIFSLLFGFAALLANSLASVEATDLSSYQQQAGSNVVKATYIVFTSLCFLGTFYILFLCWRGLRRYSSRNVKAYIRISQDPEDTNGLLTEQEDLNL, from the exons atgaataaaagggAACAACTTTCAGCAAAG ATGATGCAGAACATGTTTCAGGAGGGGTTGTACCAGGTGTTTTTCAAGGAGACTCCTCCAGCCAGCCCCTCCACTGAGACCAGTAACACCAATAATGAGAACCTAACAAATGTTAGGATTCATCGTTGGTTTGGGACTGTGGTAAACACAAGACTTTTAGTCACTGGG gtGATTCAGGTCCTCAGCGCCTTGGCTAGCATTCTCACTACAGTGAGCCATGCGTGTGTGAGTTACGGCTgttctgttgtcatggtaactccaGTCTGGTCAAGCTTGTCA TATGCAGCTGCTGGGTGTCTGGCAGTGGAGGTTCAGAGGAAGGCTGGTAACATAAAG ATCATCATTCTCATGACGctgaacattttcagtctgcTGTTTGGATTTGCTGCTCTACTGGCCAATAGCCTCGCATCTGTGGAAGCTACAGACCTGAGTTCATACCAGCAG CAGGCTGGTTCAAATGTTGTAAAGGCAACCTACATAGTGTTCACTTCCCTGTGTTTTCTGGGAACATTCTACATCCTGTTCCTGTGCTGGAGAGGTCTGCGCCGATACAGTTCTCGCAATGTTAAGGCCTACATCCGCATCTCACAG gATCCAGAGGACACGAATGGGCTTCTGACGGAACAAGAAGACCTGAATCTGTAA
- the LOC102227779 gene encoding B-cadherin-like isoform X1, with protein MKDMTGNRRILIVTLIFWQLKCLVSLDPAWTQLRFMGKTDNNTNSPNESNHEDDAASVLQLPEHPLADGLRRVKRDWVIPQINFPENVRGTYPKFLVTLKSSKAETVAITYKISGPGADQPPEGIFTVDDRSGMMYVTEPLDREKQAKYTLWAYALEVTGNAEQPLEIIINIIDQNDNKPEFTQKVFTGRVSESAEVGKPILSVTAVDKDDPNTDNAIIRYRLLSQTLRMPKEEMFAINAVSGLISLKEQGLDRETHPEYKLIIAAADMEGKGQITTCTAVITVTDSNDNAPNFTDTSMSTTVHENAIGVEVARLKVTDMDESGSPNSNTKYSIIKGNEGGAFNITAGSNKMEGIITTAKELDFESLPEYKLLVVVTNEAPFSVPMSTSTATVTIKVIDRNEPPVFSPAEVHVSLSEDVRVGTAVVQLKAKDPDTARAQRVIYKLYNDSARWLSTNHSTGSVKVVSGMDRESQYVRENKYTVLVLAYDDDLIPATGTGTLVVSLLDVNDHLPMVRQKTATLCNSDLFPALLDIVDLDGPGHAGPFTVELIGGHKKNWTVKTNSTSNVAALYPKQNPSSGDYNVTMRIYDVGGLYKDSSLVVEVCHCQAGVDACLPRPDGRQDIPSFATALLGSVFGLLLLLLLLLLLLSRRRRAGKEAPLLEDLTRDDIFCYSEEGGGEDDRDYDLSQLHRGLDNRPEVFSTDVFPTVFQALPGYRLQIQANEEVCKFIEHNLQAANRDPTVPPYDSLLMFDYEGGSSEVDSLSSIQSSDSDEDQDFQSLNQWGPRFSRLADLYAKGREEEDDDNQTLPGKSEWV; from the exons ATGAAGGACATGACTGGAAACAGGAGGATTTTGATAGTGACCCTCATATTCTGGCAACTTAAG TGTTTGGTATCTCTAGATCCAGCATGGACACAACTGCGGTTCATGGGCAAAACTGACAATAATACAAACAGTCCAAATGAAAGCAACCATGag GATGATGCTGCCTCGGTTCTCCAGCTGCCAGAGCATCCACTGGCTGACGGACTGAGGCGGGTGAAGAGAGACTGGGTTATTCCACAAATCAACTTTCCAGAAAACGTCCGCGGAACATATCCCAAATTTCTGGTGACA ctcAAGTCAAGTAAAGCTGAAACAGTAGCCATAACTTACAAGATCAGTGGTCCAGGTGCGGATCAGCCCCCCGAAGGTATTTTTACTGTCGATGACCGGTCTGGTATGATGTATGTGACCGAGCCACTGGACAGGGAGAAACAAGCCAAATACACT CTGTGGGCTTATGCCCTGGAAGTGACAGGGAACGCAGAGCAGCCCCTGGAGatcatcatcaacatcattGACCAGAATGACAACAAACCAGAATTCACTCAGAAGGTTTTCACCGGCAGAGTGAGCGAAAGTGCCGAAGTTG GTAAACCCATCTTGAGTGTAACAGCTGTAGATAAGGACGATCCAAATACAGACAATGCTATAATTAGGTATCGACTACTATCTCAGACACTGAGAATGCCCAAAGAGGAGATGTTTGCTATAAACGCAGTGAGTGGACTGATTAGTCTGAAGGAACAGGGACTGGATAGAGAG ACTCATCCAGAATACAAACTGATCATTGCTGCTGCTGATATGGAAGGGAAAGGGCAGATCACAACCTGCACTGCTGTCATTACCGTTACTGACAGCAACGATAATGCTCCAAATTTCACTGACACATCT ATGTCCACAACAGTCCATGAGAATGCGATAGGAGTGGAGGTAGCAAGATTGAAAGTCACTGACATGGACGAGTCAGGATCTCCaaattcaaacaccaaatactCCATCATCAAAGGCAATGAAGGTGGAGCCTTTAACATCACTGCTGGTTCAAATAAGATGGAGGGAATAATCACAACTGCCAAG GAGCTGGATTTTGAGAGCTTGCCTGAGTACAAACTGTTGGTGGTGGTAACAAACGAGGCGCCATTTTCCGTCCCCATGTCCACATCCACAGCCACAGTCACAATAAAAGTTATTGACAGAAACGAGCCTCCTGTTTTCAGCCCAGCCGAGGTTCACGTAAGCCTCTCAGAGGACGTGAGAGTCGGCACGGCCGTGGTTCAGCTGAAAGCAAAGGACCCGGACACAGCCAGAGCACAGCGCGTAAT ATACAAACTCTACAACGACAGCGCCCGGTGGCTGAGCACCAACCACAGCACTGGATCAGTTAAAGTTGTGAGCGGCATGGACCGAGAGTCGCAATAcgtcagagaaaacaaatatacagTTTTAGTTTTGGCTTATGATGACG ATCTTATTCCAGCTACAGGAACTGGTACTCTGGTTGTGAGTTTGTTGGATGTGAATGACCACCTTCCGATGGTCAGGCAGAAAACTGCTACTCTGTGTAACTCTGACCTTTTTCCTGCACTCCTGGACATAGTGGATCTGGATGGACCGGGTCATGCTGGGCCATTTACTGTGGAGCTTATAGGAGGACATAAGAAGAACTGGACTGTCAAAACCAATTCCACAA GCAATGTGGCAGCTCTTTACCCCAAACAAAACCCATCTTCTGGAGACTATAATGTTACCATGAGGATTTATGATGTTGGGGGGCTCTACAAAGACAGTTCGCTGGTCGTAGAGGTGTGCCACTGTCAAGCTGGAGTAGATGCCTGCTTGCCAAGGCCTGACGGACGTCAAGACATTCCTTCTTTTGCAACCGCTCTGCTGGGATCTGTTTTTGGCCTTCTGT tgctgctcctgctgctcctgttgCTGCTGAGCAGAAGGAGGAGGGCAGGGAAGGAGGCCCCTCTCCTGGAAGATCTGACCCGTGATGACATCTTCTGCTACAGTgaggagggaggaggtgaaGACGACCGG gACTATGATTTGTCCCAGTTGCACAGAGGGCTGGACAACCGACCTGAAGTCTTCAGCACAGATGTGTTTCCTACTGTTTTCCAGGCTCTACCGGGGTACCGTCTGCAAATCCAAGCCAACGAGGAAGTTTGCAAATTTATTGAACAT AACCTGCAAGCGGCAAACAGAGACCCCACAGTTCCTCCATATGACTCTCTTCTCATGTTCGACTATGAGGGTGGAAGCTCTGAGGTGGATTCACTCAGCTCCATTCAGTCTTCAGATTCGGATGAGGATCAGGATTTTCAGAGTTTGAATCAGTGGGGGCCACGCTTCAGCAGACTGGCAGACCTGTACGCTAAgggaagagaggaggaagacgatGACAACCAAACACTGCCAGGAAAGTCAGAATGGGTCTGA
- the LOC102217016 gene encoding uncharacterized protein LOC102217016 isoform X2 — protein MNKREQLSAKMMQNMFQEGLYQVFFKETPPASPSTETSNTNNENLTNVRIHRWFGTVVNTRLLVTGVIQVLSALASILTTVSHACVSYGCSVVMVTPVWSSLSYAAAGCLAVEVQRKAGNIKIIILMTLNIFSLLFGFAALLANSLASVEATDLSSYQQAGSNVVKATYIVFTSLCFLGTFYILFLCWRGLRRYSSRNVKAYIRISQDPEDTNGLLTEQEDLNL, from the exons atgaataaaagggAACAACTTTCAGCAAAG ATGATGCAGAACATGTTTCAGGAGGGGTTGTACCAGGTGTTTTTCAAGGAGACTCCTCCAGCCAGCCCCTCCACTGAGACCAGTAACACCAATAATGAGAACCTAACAAATGTTAGGATTCATCGTTGGTTTGGGACTGTGGTAAACACAAGACTTTTAGTCACTGGG gtGATTCAGGTCCTCAGCGCCTTGGCTAGCATTCTCACTACAGTGAGCCATGCGTGTGTGAGTTACGGCTgttctgttgtcatggtaactccaGTCTGGTCAAGCTTGTCA TATGCAGCTGCTGGGTGTCTGGCAGTGGAGGTTCAGAGGAAGGCTGGTAACATAAAG ATCATCATTCTCATGACGctgaacattttcagtctgcTGTTTGGATTTGCTGCTCTACTGGCCAATAGCCTCGCATCTGTGGAAGCTACAGACCTGAGTTCATACCAGCAG GCTGGTTCAAATGTTGTAAAGGCAACCTACATAGTGTTCACTTCCCTGTGTTTTCTGGGAACATTCTACATCCTGTTCCTGTGCTGGAGAGGTCTGCGCCGATACAGTTCTCGCAATGTTAAGGCCTACATCCGCATCTCACAG gATCCAGAGGACACGAATGGGCTTCTGACGGAACAAGAAGACCTGAATCTGTAA
- the LOC102227779 gene encoding B-cadherin-like isoform X2 — MKDMTGNRRILIVTLIFWQLKCLVSLDPAWTQLRFMGKTDNNTNSPNESNHEDDAASVLQLPEHPLADGLRRVKRDWVIPQINFPENVRGTYPKFLVTLKSSKAETVAITYKISGPGADQPPEGIFTVDDRSGMMYVTEPLDREKQAKYTLWAYALEVTGNAEQPLEIIINIIDQNDNKPEFTQKVFTGRVSESAEVGKPILSVTAVDKDDPNTDNAIIRYRLLSQTLRMPKEEMFAINAVSGLISLKEQGLDRETHPEYKLIIAAADMEGKGQITTCTAVITVTDSNDNAPNFTDTSMSTTVHENAIGVEVARLKVTDMDESGSPNSNTKYSIIKGNEGGAFNITAGSNKMEGIITTAKELDFESLPEYKLLVVVTNEAPFSVPMSTSTATVTIKVIDRNEPPVFSPAEVHVSLSEDVRVGTAVVQLKAKDPDTARAQRVIYKLYNDSARWLSTNHSTGSVKVVSGMDRESQYVRENKYTVLVLAYDDATGTGTLVVSLLDVNDHLPMVRQKTATLCNSDLFPALLDIVDLDGPGHAGPFTVELIGGHKKNWTVKTNSTSNVAALYPKQNPSSGDYNVTMRIYDVGGLYKDSSLVVEVCHCQAGVDACLPRPDGRQDIPSFATALLGSVFGLLLLLLLLLLLLSRRRRAGKEAPLLEDLTRDDIFCYSEEGGGEDDRDYDLSQLHRGLDNRPEVFSTDVFPTVFQALPGYRLQIQANEEVCKFIEHNLQAANRDPTVPPYDSLLMFDYEGGSSEVDSLSSIQSSDSDEDQDFQSLNQWGPRFSRLADLYAKGREEEDDDNQTLPGKSEWV, encoded by the exons ATGAAGGACATGACTGGAAACAGGAGGATTTTGATAGTGACCCTCATATTCTGGCAACTTAAG TGTTTGGTATCTCTAGATCCAGCATGGACACAACTGCGGTTCATGGGCAAAACTGACAATAATACAAACAGTCCAAATGAAAGCAACCATGag GATGATGCTGCCTCGGTTCTCCAGCTGCCAGAGCATCCACTGGCTGACGGACTGAGGCGGGTGAAGAGAGACTGGGTTATTCCACAAATCAACTTTCCAGAAAACGTCCGCGGAACATATCCCAAATTTCTGGTGACA ctcAAGTCAAGTAAAGCTGAAACAGTAGCCATAACTTACAAGATCAGTGGTCCAGGTGCGGATCAGCCCCCCGAAGGTATTTTTACTGTCGATGACCGGTCTGGTATGATGTATGTGACCGAGCCACTGGACAGGGAGAAACAAGCCAAATACACT CTGTGGGCTTATGCCCTGGAAGTGACAGGGAACGCAGAGCAGCCCCTGGAGatcatcatcaacatcattGACCAGAATGACAACAAACCAGAATTCACTCAGAAGGTTTTCACCGGCAGAGTGAGCGAAAGTGCCGAAGTTG GTAAACCCATCTTGAGTGTAACAGCTGTAGATAAGGACGATCCAAATACAGACAATGCTATAATTAGGTATCGACTACTATCTCAGACACTGAGAATGCCCAAAGAGGAGATGTTTGCTATAAACGCAGTGAGTGGACTGATTAGTCTGAAGGAACAGGGACTGGATAGAGAG ACTCATCCAGAATACAAACTGATCATTGCTGCTGCTGATATGGAAGGGAAAGGGCAGATCACAACCTGCACTGCTGTCATTACCGTTACTGACAGCAACGATAATGCTCCAAATTTCACTGACACATCT ATGTCCACAACAGTCCATGAGAATGCGATAGGAGTGGAGGTAGCAAGATTGAAAGTCACTGACATGGACGAGTCAGGATCTCCaaattcaaacaccaaatactCCATCATCAAAGGCAATGAAGGTGGAGCCTTTAACATCACTGCTGGTTCAAATAAGATGGAGGGAATAATCACAACTGCCAAG GAGCTGGATTTTGAGAGCTTGCCTGAGTACAAACTGTTGGTGGTGGTAACAAACGAGGCGCCATTTTCCGTCCCCATGTCCACATCCACAGCCACAGTCACAATAAAAGTTATTGACAGAAACGAGCCTCCTGTTTTCAGCCCAGCCGAGGTTCACGTAAGCCTCTCAGAGGACGTGAGAGTCGGCACGGCCGTGGTTCAGCTGAAAGCAAAGGACCCGGACACAGCCAGAGCACAGCGCGTAAT ATACAAACTCTACAACGACAGCGCCCGGTGGCTGAGCACCAACCACAGCACTGGATCAGTTAAAGTTGTGAGCGGCATGGACCGAGAGTCGCAATAcgtcagagaaaacaaatatacagTTTTAGTTTTGGCTTATGATGACG CTACAGGAACTGGTACTCTGGTTGTGAGTTTGTTGGATGTGAATGACCACCTTCCGATGGTCAGGCAGAAAACTGCTACTCTGTGTAACTCTGACCTTTTTCCTGCACTCCTGGACATAGTGGATCTGGATGGACCGGGTCATGCTGGGCCATTTACTGTGGAGCTTATAGGAGGACATAAGAAGAACTGGACTGTCAAAACCAATTCCACAA GCAATGTGGCAGCTCTTTACCCCAAACAAAACCCATCTTCTGGAGACTATAATGTTACCATGAGGATTTATGATGTTGGGGGGCTCTACAAAGACAGTTCGCTGGTCGTAGAGGTGTGCCACTGTCAAGCTGGAGTAGATGCCTGCTTGCCAAGGCCTGACGGACGTCAAGACATTCCTTCTTTTGCAACCGCTCTGCTGGGATCTGTTTTTGGCCTTCTGT tgctgctcctgctgctcctgttgCTGCTGAGCAGAAGGAGGAGGGCAGGGAAGGAGGCCCCTCTCCTGGAAGATCTGACCCGTGATGACATCTTCTGCTACAGTgaggagggaggaggtgaaGACGACCGG gACTATGATTTGTCCCAGTTGCACAGAGGGCTGGACAACCGACCTGAAGTCTTCAGCACAGATGTGTTTCCTACTGTTTTCCAGGCTCTACCGGGGTACCGTCTGCAAATCCAAGCCAACGAGGAAGTTTGCAAATTTATTGAACAT AACCTGCAAGCGGCAAACAGAGACCCCACAGTTCCTCCATATGACTCTCTTCTCATGTTCGACTATGAGGGTGGAAGCTCTGAGGTGGATTCACTCAGCTCCATTCAGTCTTCAGATTCGGATGAGGATCAGGATTTTCAGAGTTTGAATCAGTGGGGGCCACGCTTCAGCAGACTGGCAGACCTGTACGCTAAgggaagagaggaggaagacgatGACAACCAAACACTGCCAGGAAAGTCAGAATGGGTCTGA